The following are encoded together in the Parabacteroides chongii genome:
- a CDS encoding alkaline phosphatase codes for MKKRNLLLFMVLTIFTVSSAFAAKPKAKHVVWIGLDGWGAYSVEKAEMPVTKQFMKDGSYTLKKRSVLPSSSAVNWASMFMGAGPEIHGYTEWGSKTPELPSRELNKHGIFPTVFQLLRDAQPDAEIGCLYDWDGIKYLVDTLSMSYHAQGPDYNKQPTVLCEMAVKYITEKKPTLTMIAFDNPDHVGHADGHDTPAYYAKIKELDGYIGQIVDAVKKAGMYDDTIFIITADHGGINKGHGGKTMQEMETPFIIAGKNIKKGYCFDDISMMQFDCASTVAEIFNLKQPQVWIGRPMPVFK; via the coding sequence ATGAAAAAAAGAAACTTATTACTTTTTATGGTTTTAACCATTTTCACCGTTAGTTCGGCTTTTGCCGCCAAACCAAAAGCAAAACACGTAGTCTGGATCGGCCTCGACGGCTGGGGAGCTTACAGTGTAGAAAAAGCGGAGATGCCCGTCACTAAACAATTTATGAAAGACGGTTCTTATACGTTGAAGAAACGTTCCGTACTGCCATCTTCCAGTGCTGTGAACTGGGCCTCTATGTTCATGGGTGCGGGTCCAGAGATCCACGGATACACAGAATGGGGATCAAAAACACCAGAACTGCCTTCACGCGAACTAAATAAACACGGCATTTTCCCGACAGTTTTCCAATTGCTTCGCGATGCTCAGCCGGATGCGGAGATCGGTTGTCTTTACGACTGGGATGGCATCAAATATCTTGTCGATACCCTGTCTATGAGCTATCATGCACAAGGTCCCGACTATAACAAACAGCCGACCGTATTATGCGAAATGGCCGTTAAATACATCACCGAGAAAAAGCCGACCCTTACAATGATCGCTTTTGATAATCCGGACCATGTAGGACATGCCGACGGACACGACACTCCCGCTTACTATGCTAAAATCAAAGAGTTGGACGGTTATATCGGCCAGATTGTCGACGCAGTAAAGAAAGCCGGCATGTACGATGATACGATTTTCATCATCACAGCCGATCACGGTGGCATCAACAAAGGACATGGCGGCAAGACTATGCAGGAAATGGAGACTCCTTTTATCATCGCCGGTAAAAATATCAAAAAAGGATATTGCTTCGATGACATCAGCATGATGCAGTTCGACTGCGCTTCTACCGTTGCTGAAATCTTCAACCTGAAACAACCGCAAGTTTGGATCGGACGTCCGATGCCGGTATTTAAATAA
- a CDS encoding metallophosphoesterase family protein has product MKQILFSMLFLLGGLLNGNAQQPSLKFNKDGRFKIVQFTDVHYIHNNPKSAISVERINEVLDAEKPDLVLFTGDVIYGKPAEEGMRTILNLAAQRKIPFGMTFGNHDNEQGLTRTQLFNIIRTIPYNLTDSVKGVSGASNYILPIKSSNGNKDAAIIYCMDSHSYSQIEGIGGYDYIKFDQIQWYRDNSTKFTKQNGGTPVPSLAFFHIALPEYNQAASDETAIMVGTRKEKACAPQLNSGLFASMKEMGDIEGVFVGHDHDDDYAVYWKGILLAYGRYTGGDTVYNNLTNGARVIEMTEGEKGFKTWIRLKDNEIINKVNYPSDFIKKKD; this is encoded by the coding sequence ATGAAACAGATATTATTTAGCATGTTATTCCTGTTGGGCGGCTTACTGAACGGTAACGCCCAGCAACCGTCACTGAAATTCAATAAAGACGGAAGATTCAAGATCGTACAATTTACGGACGTACATTATATCCATAACAATCCGAAATCGGCAATCTCTGTTGAAAGAATTAATGAGGTATTGGATGCAGAAAAGCCGGATCTGGTACTCTTCACCGGTGATGTTATCTACGGAAAACCTGCCGAAGAAGGTATGCGCACCATACTTAACCTGGCAGCCCAACGCAAAATACCTTTCGGTATGACATTCGGTAACCATGATAACGAGCAAGGACTGACACGTACGCAGCTGTTCAATATTATCCGGACAATCCCTTATAACCTGACAGACTCAGTAAAAGGTGTATCCGGAGCCAGCAACTACATCCTGCCGATCAAATCGTCGAATGGAAATAAAGATGCAGCCATAATTTATTGTATGGACTCTCATTCGTATTCACAGATCGAAGGGATCGGCGGATACGATTACATCAAGTTCGACCAGATTCAATGGTATCGCGACAACAGCACTAAATTCACAAAGCAAAACGGTGGAACGCCGGTTCCTTCATTGGCATTCTTCCACATCGCTTTACCGGAATACAATCAGGCTGCATCTGACGAAACTGCTATAATGGTAGGAACACGTAAGGAAAAGGCTTGTGCACCGCAACTAAACTCCGGCCTGTTTGCTTCCATGAAAGAAATGGGAGACATCGAAGGCGTATTTGTCGGTCACGACCATGATGACGATTATGCTGTCTACTGGAAAGGTATCTTATTGGCTTACGGCCGTTATACCGGTGGCGACACGGTTTATAACAACCTAACCAACGGTGCCCGCGTGATCGAAATGACAGAAGGAGAAAAAGGTTTCAAGACCTGGATCCGGCTGAAAGATAACGAGATCATCAACAAGGTGAATTATCCTTCGGACTTTATCAAGAAGAAAGACTGA
- a CDS encoding PEP/pyruvate-binding domain-containing protein — translation MSGIPDFQNLVFKDTSFANLMNKRIYNVLLIATKYDAFMLEDDGRVDEQIFNEYTSLSLRYPPRFTQVTTEEEALAELKDRNFELIICMPNMDNRDIFAAAKEIKIHYPNIPIVVLTPFSKEVSKRIANEDLSAIDYVFSWLGNAELLLAIIKLIEDKWNAPDDTASVGVQIILLVEDSIRFYSSALPHLYKFVLEQSQMFAKEALNGHQQTLRMRGRPKIKLARTYEEAVRIFDQYRDNMLGIVSDMSFMHNGVKDPYAGYKFGQYVRKTGLIIPFVLESSESSNKVYAKELGASFIDKNSKSYPQDLRKKIMQRFGFGDFVILNPQTKEEIMRIKDLKDLQRKVYQIPDDSLVYHLSRNHFSRFFYSRAMFPPAEILKRVDVSDYKDMDEARKLIFDLIVQYRRMKNSGVVAIYQKDRFDEYSNFARIGDGSLGGKGRGLAFMGAMVKRYPKLETENFNTNIPKTVVICTDIFDEFMETNELLPVALGDADDDTILKYFLRASLPASLIDDLMAFFDVVKSPIAVRSSSLLEDSHYQPFAGIYSTYMVPRLEDKYEMLRLLSDAIKAVYASVFYRDSKAYMTATSNLIDQEKMAIVLQEVVGNRYNDHFYPTISGVARSLNFYPIGNETAEDGIANIALGLGKYIVDGGQTLRFSPRHPHSILQMSSMDFALRETQTRFYALDLENLAQQFSIDDSFNLLRLSLKDADADGSLKYIVSTYDPYDQIIRDGYYPGGRKILSFVNILQHDVFPLARTLDELLRIGQEEMGRPVEIEFAVNVDPANHDKATFYLLQIRPIVDNKEIMDEDLTEVENEETILSSTSVLGHGIVTDVQDIIYVKSGAFNSSNNQLIAYEIEKLNRRFTEEEKNYVLVGPGRWGSSDSWLGIPVKWPHISNARVIVECGLENYRVDPSQGTHFFQNLTSFGVGYFTINPFKGDGWFDEAYLNALPAVEDTEYLRHVRFDKPIVIKMDGKKSLGVVLKPE, via the coding sequence ATGAGCGGAATACCGGACTTTCAGAACCTTGTGTTTAAAGACACATCATTCGCCAATCTAATGAATAAGCGTATATATAATGTACTGCTTATTGCCACGAAATACGATGCCTTCATGTTGGAGGACGACGGACGGGTGGATGAACAGATATTTAATGAATATACTTCACTCAGTCTTCGTTATCCTCCCCGTTTTACCCAGGTGACGACGGAAGAGGAGGCGCTTGCCGAATTGAAAGATCGTAATTTTGAGTTGATCATCTGTATGCCGAATATGGATAACCGTGATATTTTTGCGGCGGCAAAGGAAATCAAGATACATTATCCGAATATCCCTATCGTGGTGCTGACTCCTTTTTCGAAGGAGGTTTCCAAGCGTATCGCCAATGAAGATTTGAGCGCGATCGACTACGTGTTCAGCTGGCTGGGCAATGCCGAACTGTTGCTGGCTATTATTAAACTGATTGAAGACAAGTGGAATGCACCGGATGATACGGCAAGTGTCGGCGTACAGATTATCTTGCTGGTGGAAGACTCCATACGCTTCTATTCTTCTGCTTTGCCACATTTATATAAGTTTGTACTGGAGCAGAGCCAGATGTTTGCTAAAGAGGCGTTGAACGGTCACCAGCAGACGCTCCGTATGCGTGGTCGTCCAAAAATCAAGCTGGCGCGAACTTATGAAGAGGCCGTTCGTATTTTTGACCAGTATCGGGACAATATGCTTGGTATTGTGTCGGATATGAGTTTTATGCACAATGGGGTGAAAGATCCTTATGCCGGGTATAAGTTCGGGCAGTATGTTCGTAAGACAGGGCTGATTATTCCTTTCGTGCTTGAGTCTTCTGAATCGAGTAATAAGGTATATGCGAAGGAGCTGGGAGCGTCGTTTATCGACAAGAACTCCAAGAGTTACCCACAGGACCTGCGTAAGAAGATTATGCAGCGTTTTGGTTTCGGCGATTTCGTGATACTTAATCCGCAGACGAAGGAAGAGATTATGCGTATCAAGGATTTGAAGGACTTGCAGAGGAAAGTGTATCAGATTCCGGACGATTCACTGGTTTATCATCTTTCGCGTAATCATTTCTCCCGTTTCTTCTATTCGCGTGCCATGTTCCCGCCGGCTGAGATTCTGAAGCGAGTCGATGTGAGCGATTATAAAGATATGGATGAGGCTCGTAAACTGATTTTCGACCTGATCGTGCAGTATCGTCGGATGAAGAACTCCGGAGTGGTGGCTATCTATCAGAAGGATCGTTTCGACGAGTACAGTAACTTTGCCCGTATCGGCGACGGTTCGCTGGGAGGAAAGGGTAGAGGTCTTGCCTTTATGGGGGCGATGGTCAAACGCTATCCGAAGTTGGAGACGGAGAACTTCAATACGAATATCCCGAAGACAGTGGTGATCTGTACCGATATCTTCGATGAGTTTATGGAGACGAACGAGCTTCTGCCTGTTGCGCTGGGCGATGCGGATGACGATACGATTCTGAAATACTTCCTTCGTGCCAGTCTGCCCGCCAGTCTGATCGATGACCTGATGGCTTTCTTCGATGTGGTGAAAAGCCCGATAGCCGTCCGTTCGTCCAGTCTGCTGGAGGATTCGCATTACCAGCCGTTCGCCGGAATTTATTCTACCTATATGGTTCCGCGGCTGGAAGATAAATATGAAATGCTTCGCCTGTTGAGCGATGCGATCAAGGCGGTGTATGCTTCTGTCTTTTACAGGGACAGCAAGGCGTATATGACTGCCACGTCCAACCTGATCGACCAGGAGAAGATGGCGATCGTTCTGCAGGAAGTAGTCGGCAACCGTTACAACGATCATTTCTATCCGACCATTTCCGGTGTGGCGCGTTCACTTAATTTCTACCCGATCGGCAACGAGACGGCGGAAGACGGTATTGCCAATATCGCTTTGGGCTTGGGTAAATATATTGTGGACGGCGGTCAGACATTGCGTTTCTCTCCGCGCCATCCGCACAGTATCCTGCAGATGAGTTCGATGGATTTCGCGCTTCGTGAGACGCAAACCCGCTTCTATGCGCTCGATCTGGAGAACCTGGCACAGCAGTTCTCTATCGACGATTCTTTTAACCTCCTGCGTCTGAGCCTGAAAGATGCGGATGCGGACGGCTCTTTAAAATATATCGTATCAACCTACGACCCGTATGATCAGATTATCCGTGACGGTTATTATCCCGGAGGACGGAAGATATTGTCTTTTGTCAATATTCTGCAGCACGATGTATTCCCGCTGGCTAGGACGCTGGATGAGTTGCTTCGTATCGGTCAGGAAGAGATGGGTCGTCCGGTCGAGATAGAGTTTGCCGTAAATGTCGATCCTGCCAATCACGACAAGGCTACTTTCTATCTGCTTCAGATCCGCCCGATCGTCGATAACAAAGAGATCATGGATGAAGACTTGACGGAGGTTGAAAATGAGGAAACGATTCTTTCTTCAACCAGCGTGTTGGGGCATGGCATCGTGACGGATGTACAGGATATTATCTATGTGAAGAGCGGTGCATTCAATTCTTCAAACAATCAGTTGATTGCTTATGAGATAGAGAAGCTGAACCGTCGTTTCACGGAAGAGGAGAAGAATTATGTCTTGGTTGGTCCCGGACGTTGGGGCAGCAGCGACTCCTGGCTGGGTATTCCGGTAAAATGGCCGCATATCAGCAATGCCCGTGTGATAGTGGAATGTGGTTTGGAGAACTATCGTGTCGATCCGAGCCAGGGAACGCATTTCTTCCAGAACCTGACTTCTTTCGGTGTCGGTTACTTCACAATCAATCCTTTCAAAGGCGACGGCTGGTTCGATGAAGCGTATTTGAATGCTTTACCGGCTGTCGAGGATACGGAGTATCTGCGCCATGTTCGTTTCGACAAGCCGATCGTCATAAAGATGGATGGAAAGAAGAGCCTGGGTGTGGTGCTGAAGCCGGAATAA
- a CDS encoding metallophosphoesterase, whose amino-acid sequence MKKRLFLSVIALLNLMTMNAQVQPVQPKLTDDQSFSMILLPDPQSYIKFDVNQPLFELMTAWTANNKERLNIEAVLCTGDLVEQNEIRIPDGVNGNQTSEEQWKAASQAFARLDNKLPYVICTGNHDYGYEKSENRLCRFPAYFPSERNSCWRKSLVEVGNNYQDIPTLENAAYEFDTKTWGKILVISLEFAPRDEAIEWAKTITEKPKYKDHKVILLTHSYLAWNGKRHIKENYKVSPANYGEAIWQKLVYPSSNICMVICGHECEIAPFKDNVSFRVDKNAAGKEIPQMMFNAQTADGFWHGNGGDGWLRIMEFMPDGQTIKIKTFSPLFAISPTTADKSWRTESYDQFDITIK is encoded by the coding sequence ATGAAAAAAAGATTATTCTTATCCGTCATCGCCTTACTGAATCTGATGACAATGAATGCACAGGTACAGCCTGTACAACCTAAATTAACGGACGACCAGTCATTCTCCATGATCTTGTTGCCCGATCCCCAAAGCTACATCAAGTTCGATGTCAACCAGCCGTTGTTCGAACTGATGACCGCATGGACAGCCAACAACAAAGAAAGACTAAATATCGAAGCCGTCCTATGTACCGGCGACCTGGTTGAACAGAACGAAATCCGTATACCGGACGGCGTGAACGGCAACCAGACCAGCGAAGAACAATGGAAAGCGGCCTCGCAGGCTTTTGCCCGGTTGGATAATAAATTGCCTTACGTTATCTGTACCGGCAATCATGACTACGGATACGAAAAGTCGGAAAACCGTTTATGCCGTTTCCCCGCCTATTTTCCTTCGGAAAGAAACTCCTGCTGGAGAAAATCACTGGTAGAAGTGGGAAACAACTATCAGGATATCCCTACACTTGAAAATGCAGCATACGAATTTGACACGAAGACCTGGGGCAAAATACTGGTTATCTCCCTGGAGTTCGCACCACGTGACGAAGCCATCGAATGGGCAAAGACTATCACCGAAAAGCCGAAGTATAAAGATCACAAAGTTATTCTCCTAACCCACTCTTATCTCGCCTGGAACGGCAAACGCCACATAAAAGAGAACTACAAAGTATCTCCGGCTAATTACGGGGAAGCCATTTGGCAGAAACTCGTATATCCCTCTTCCAACATCTGTATGGTGATCTGCGGCCATGAATGCGAGATAGCTCCTTTCAAGGACAATGTTTCTTTCCGTGTGGATAAAAATGCAGCCGGTAAAGAGATTCCACAGATGATGTTCAACGCCCAAACGGCCGACGGTTTCTGGCATGGCAACGGTGGCGACGGCTGGTTGCGTATCATGGAATTTATGCCGGATGGTCAGACAATTAAGATAAAAACGTTCTCCCCACTTTTCGCTATTTCGCCGACAACAGCCGATAAATCCTGGAGAACCGAGTCGTACGACCAATTCGATATTACTATAAAATAA